A section of the Humulus lupulus chromosome 2, drHumLupu1.1, whole genome shotgun sequence genome encodes:
- the LOC133815681 gene encoding uncharacterized protein LOC133815681 has protein sequence MEIKGLAIVVLVLFVSSRAASRDIPSNTNADAMTNPVAHQDHDQHQTVLHANAPVNQAESPSAGGLGDKKNFVYGGVGGFAAMGGYAGMGGALPTLGGTGSINKFGGIGGAGGIGGVSGIGGLPTTGGLGGLGGATPALGGGVGDAPPAGGGIWHP, from the coding sequence ATGGAGATCAAGGGGCTCGCCATTGTTGTCCTGGTACTCTTTGTTTCATCACGTGCAGCCTCACGTGACATTCCTAGCAACACTAATGCCGACGCGATGACCAACCCAGTTGCTCATCAAGATCATGATCAGCACCAAACCGTTTTGCATGCAAATGCGCCGGTCAATCAGGCGGAGTCACCCAGTGCTGGGGGACTCGGTGACAAGAAGAACTTCGTCTATGGTGGAGTCGGCGGCTTTGCCGCGATGGGTGGCTACGCCGGCATGGGCGGTGCGTTGCCAACTCTTGGTGGTACTGGCTCGATTAACAAATTTGGTGGGATTGGTGGAGCTGGTGGAATAGGAGGTGTTAGCGGCATAGGTGGGCTGCCTACTACTGGTGGACTCGGCGGACTTGGTGGAGCAACTCCGGCCCTTGGTGGTGGTGTTGGCGATGCTCCTCCAGCTGGCGGTGGCATTTGGCATCCTTGA